The following proteins are co-located in the Eleginops maclovinus isolate JMC-PN-2008 ecotype Puerto Natales chromosome 1, JC_Emac_rtc_rv5, whole genome shotgun sequence genome:
- the hnf4a gene encoding hepatocyte nuclear factor 4-alpha isoform X1, which produces MDMADYSEALDPAYTTLEFENMQVLPLGADSSPAESATMNASGHLGAGSLCAICGDRATGKHYGASSCDGCKGFFRRSVRKNHMYSCRFNRQCIVDKDKRNQCRYCRLKKCFRAGMKKEAVQNERDRISTRRSSYEDSSLPSINALIQADVLSRQITSPAPILNGDIRTKKIAAITDVSESMKQQLLVLVEWAKYIPAFCDLPLDDQVALLRAHAGEHLLLGVAKRSMLYKDILLLGNDHIIPRNCPELEVGRVAVRILDELVLPFQELQIDDNEYACLKAIVFFDPDAKGLSDPGKIKRMRYQVQVSLEDYINDRQYDSRGRFGELLLLLPTLQSITWQMIEQIQFVKLFGMAKIDNLLQEMLLGGSANETPHAPHSLHPHLVQEHLSSNVIVTSNIPTAIHNGQISTPETPIPSPPTASSSEHYKLPQGVIATVPKQPTSIPLPTITKQEAI; this is translated from the exons ATGGACATGGCAGACTACAGCGAGGCTCTGGACCCAGCCTACACCACGCTGGAGTTCGAAAACATGCAAGTGCTCCCCTTGGGCGCAG ACTCCTCTCCAGCTGAAAGTGCCACCATGAACGCCAGCGGCCACCTGGGGGCGGGAAGCCTGTGTGCCATATGTGGAGACCGAGCCACGGGCAAACACTACGGGGCCTCCAGCTGCGACGGCTGCAAGGGCTTCTTCAGACGCAGCGTTCGCAAAAACCACATGTACTCCTGCAG GTTCAACAGACAATGCATTGTGGACAAAGACAAGCGAAATCAATGCAGATACTGCAGACTGAAGAAATGCTTCAGAGCCGGCATGAAGAAAGAAG ctgtGCAGAATGAAAGAGACAGAATCAGCACCAGGAGATCCAGCTATGAAGACAGCAGTTTACCATCCATCAATGCACTCATCCAGGCAGACGTACTTTCAAGACAG ATCACCTCCCCTGCTCCTATACTGAACGGCGACATAAGGACCAAAAAGATCGCCGCCATCACAGACGTATCTGAGTCCatgaagcagcagctgctggtgtTGGTGGAGTGGGCCAAGTACATCCCAGCCTTCTGTGACCTACCTCTGGATGACcag GTGGCGTTGCTGCGAGCTCATGCTGGAGAACACCTCTTGCTCGGCGTTGCAAAGAGGTCGATGCTTTACAAAGACATCCTCCTATTAG GAAATGACCACATAATTCCCAGAAACTGCCCGGAGCTGGAGGTGGGACGGGTAGCAGTGAGGATCCTGGACGAGCTGGTGCTTCCCTTCCAGGAGCTTCAGATAGACGACAATGAATATGCCTGCCTTAAAGCCATAGTTTTCTTCGACCCAG ACGCTAAAGGTCTGAGTGACCCTGGAAAGATCAAGCGGATGCGATACCAAGTGCAGGTCAGCCTGGAAGACTACATCAACGACCGGCAGTACGACTCCCGGGGACGCTTCGGAgagctgctcctgctgctgccaaCGCTACAGAGCATCACCTGGCAGATGATCGAACAGATCCAGTTTGTCAAACTCTTCGGCATGGCCAAGATTGACAACCTGCTGCAGGAAATGCTTCTTGGAG GTTCTGCAAACGAGACTCCCCACGCACCTCACTCTCTGCACCCTCACCTGGTTCAGGAGCATCTCAGCAGCAATGTTATAGTGACCAGCAACATCCCAACAGCGATCCATAACGGTCAAATCT CCACTCCTGAAACCCCAATACCGTCTCCACCTACTGCCTCCAGCTCTGAACATTATAAACTGCCTCAGGGGGTCATAGCCACCGTCCCCAAGCAGCCGACCTCCATCCCTCTACCTACTATTACAAAGCAGGAGGCCATCTAA
- the hnf4a gene encoding hepatocyte nuclear factor 4-alpha isoform X2 produces the protein MVNVKAQVTSIMEPPFDSSPAESATMNASGHLGAGSLCAICGDRATGKHYGASSCDGCKGFFRRSVRKNHMYSCRFNRQCIVDKDKRNQCRYCRLKKCFRAGMKKEAVQNERDRISTRRSSYEDSSLPSINALIQADVLSRQITSPAPILNGDIRTKKIAAITDVSESMKQQLLVLVEWAKYIPAFCDLPLDDQVALLRAHAGEHLLLGVAKRSMLYKDILLLGNDHIIPRNCPELEVGRVAVRILDELVLPFQELQIDDNEYACLKAIVFFDPDAKGLSDPGKIKRMRYQVQVSLEDYINDRQYDSRGRFGELLLLLPTLQSITWQMIEQIQFVKLFGMAKIDNLLQEMLLGGSANETPHAPHSLHPHLVQEHLSSNVIVTSNIPTAIHNGQISTPETPIPSPPTASSSEHYKLPQGVIATVPKQPTSIPLPTITKQEAI, from the exons ACTCCTCTCCAGCTGAAAGTGCCACCATGAACGCCAGCGGCCACCTGGGGGCGGGAAGCCTGTGTGCCATATGTGGAGACCGAGCCACGGGCAAACACTACGGGGCCTCCAGCTGCGACGGCTGCAAGGGCTTCTTCAGACGCAGCGTTCGCAAAAACCACATGTACTCCTGCAG GTTCAACAGACAATGCATTGTGGACAAAGACAAGCGAAATCAATGCAGATACTGCAGACTGAAGAAATGCTTCAGAGCCGGCATGAAGAAAGAAG ctgtGCAGAATGAAAGAGACAGAATCAGCACCAGGAGATCCAGCTATGAAGACAGCAGTTTACCATCCATCAATGCACTCATCCAGGCAGACGTACTTTCAAGACAG ATCACCTCCCCTGCTCCTATACTGAACGGCGACATAAGGACCAAAAAGATCGCCGCCATCACAGACGTATCTGAGTCCatgaagcagcagctgctggtgtTGGTGGAGTGGGCCAAGTACATCCCAGCCTTCTGTGACCTACCTCTGGATGACcag GTGGCGTTGCTGCGAGCTCATGCTGGAGAACACCTCTTGCTCGGCGTTGCAAAGAGGTCGATGCTTTACAAAGACATCCTCCTATTAG GAAATGACCACATAATTCCCAGAAACTGCCCGGAGCTGGAGGTGGGACGGGTAGCAGTGAGGATCCTGGACGAGCTGGTGCTTCCCTTCCAGGAGCTTCAGATAGACGACAATGAATATGCCTGCCTTAAAGCCATAGTTTTCTTCGACCCAG ACGCTAAAGGTCTGAGTGACCCTGGAAAGATCAAGCGGATGCGATACCAAGTGCAGGTCAGCCTGGAAGACTACATCAACGACCGGCAGTACGACTCCCGGGGACGCTTCGGAgagctgctcctgctgctgccaaCGCTACAGAGCATCACCTGGCAGATGATCGAACAGATCCAGTTTGTCAAACTCTTCGGCATGGCCAAGATTGACAACCTGCTGCAGGAAATGCTTCTTGGAG GTTCTGCAAACGAGACTCCCCACGCACCTCACTCTCTGCACCCTCACCTGGTTCAGGAGCATCTCAGCAGCAATGTTATAGTGACCAGCAACATCCCAACAGCGATCCATAACGGTCAAATCT CCACTCCTGAAACCCCAATACCGTCTCCACCTACTGCCTCCAGCTCTGAACATTATAAACTGCCTCAGGGGGTCATAGCCACCGTCCCCAAGCAGCCGACCTCCATCCCTCTACCTACTATTACAAAGCAGGAGGCCATCTAA
- the ttpal gene encoding alpha-tocopherol transfer protein-like isoform X2, whose translation MLIKAPYVCASRLMFNATPASPSQSMADQHESIDLTSPPVDSSAAPGFSWFPAPPPPMYSCTLTPELVHKAREELQEKPEWRLRDVQALRDMILKEQPNLRTRLDDAFLLRFLRARKFDYDRAMQLLLNYHAGRKAWPEVFQDLKPSTVKHVLDLGFLTVLPQPDPNGRYILCLRPGKWKPNDYPFVDNVRALYLTLEKLIQPEETQVNGIVILADYTGVGMSQASNPGPFLAKKVVSILQDGFPIRIKAVNIINEPRIFKGIFAIIKPFLKEKMAERYVLHGSDLRSLHRNIPRSVLPEEYGGSAGQLDLCSWSRVLLDCEEEFIVEFCQPDPLEGVVLPDSMLFEGEAGGQDDDTFRGLRSQLYYCY comes from the exons ATGCTCATAAAAGCCCCCTATGTGTGTGCTAGTCGGTTAATGTTTAACGCAACTCCG GCTTCACCCAGTCAGTCCATGGCCGATCAGCATGAGTCCATCGATCTCACGTCTCCTCCAGTGGACTCGTCAGCAGCTCCAGGATTCAGCTGGTTCCCTGCACCCCCTCCGCCCATGTACTCCTGCACCCTGACCCCCGAGCTGGTGCACAAAGCACGGGAGGAGCTCCAGGAGAAGCCAGAGTGGCGTCTGCGGGATGTCCAAGCACTGAGGGACATGATTCTGAAG GAACAGCCCAATCTCAGGACCCGGCTGGATGACGCCTTCCTCCTGCGCTTCCTGCGGGCCAGGAAGTTTGACTACGACCGTGccatgcagctgctgctcaacTACCACGCCGGTCGGAAGGCTTGGCCTGAAGTGTTCCAGGACCTGAAGCCGTCCACAGTGAAGCACGTCCTGGACCTGGGCTTCCTCACAGTGCTGCCACAGCCCGACCCCAACGGGAGATACATCCTCTGTCTACGCCCAG GGAAATGGAAACCAAATGATTATCCGTTTGTTGACAATGTGCGGGCCCTGTATCTGACTCTGGAGAAGCTGATCCAGCCGGAGGAGACGCAGGTGAACGGTATTGTCATTTTGGCCGACTACACCGGAGTGGGCATGTCACAAGCGTCTAATCCTGGCCCATTCCTCGCCAAAAAAGTTGTGAGCATCCTCCAG GACGGGTTCCCAATCAGAATCAAGGCTGTTAACATAATAAACGAGCCCAGGATTTTCAAAGGCATCTTTGCTATAATTAAGCCCTTCCTGAAGGAGAAGATGGCAGAGAGG TACGTCCTCCACGGCTCGGACCTGCGCTCCCTGCACAGAAACATCCCCCGCTCGGTGCTGCCGGAGGAGTACGGCGGCTCGGCGGGACAACTGGACTTGTGCTCGTGGTCGAGGGTGCTGCTGGACTGTGAGGAGGAGTTCATAGTGGAGTTCTGCCAGCCGGACCCACTAGAGGGCGTGGTGCTCCCAGACTCCATGCTGTTTGAAGGGGAGGCCGGTGGGCAGGACGACGACACCTTCAGGGGGCTGCGCTCTCAACTCTACTACTGTTACTGA
- the ttpal gene encoding alpha-tocopherol transfer protein-like isoform X1 — MLIKAPYVCASRLMFNATPYVSVQLASPSQSMADQHESIDLTSPPVDSSAAPGFSWFPAPPPPMYSCTLTPELVHKAREELQEKPEWRLRDVQALRDMILKEQPNLRTRLDDAFLLRFLRARKFDYDRAMQLLLNYHAGRKAWPEVFQDLKPSTVKHVLDLGFLTVLPQPDPNGRYILCLRPGKWKPNDYPFVDNVRALYLTLEKLIQPEETQVNGIVILADYTGVGMSQASNPGPFLAKKVVSILQDGFPIRIKAVNIINEPRIFKGIFAIIKPFLKEKMAERYVLHGSDLRSLHRNIPRSVLPEEYGGSAGQLDLCSWSRVLLDCEEEFIVEFCQPDPLEGVVLPDSMLFEGEAGGQDDDTFRGLRSQLYYCY; from the exons ATGCTCATAAAAGCCCCCTATGTGTGTGCTAGTCGGTTAATGTTTAACGCAACTCCG tatgtctctgTCCAATTAGCTTCACCCAGTCAGTCCATGGCCGATCAGCATGAGTCCATCGATCTCACGTCTCCTCCAGTGGACTCGTCAGCAGCTCCAGGATTCAGCTGGTTCCCTGCACCCCCTCCGCCCATGTACTCCTGCACCCTGACCCCCGAGCTGGTGCACAAAGCACGGGAGGAGCTCCAGGAGAAGCCAGAGTGGCGTCTGCGGGATGTCCAAGCACTGAGGGACATGATTCTGAAG GAACAGCCCAATCTCAGGACCCGGCTGGATGACGCCTTCCTCCTGCGCTTCCTGCGGGCCAGGAAGTTTGACTACGACCGTGccatgcagctgctgctcaacTACCACGCCGGTCGGAAGGCTTGGCCTGAAGTGTTCCAGGACCTGAAGCCGTCCACAGTGAAGCACGTCCTGGACCTGGGCTTCCTCACAGTGCTGCCACAGCCCGACCCCAACGGGAGATACATCCTCTGTCTACGCCCAG GGAAATGGAAACCAAATGATTATCCGTTTGTTGACAATGTGCGGGCCCTGTATCTGACTCTGGAGAAGCTGATCCAGCCGGAGGAGACGCAGGTGAACGGTATTGTCATTTTGGCCGACTACACCGGAGTGGGCATGTCACAAGCGTCTAATCCTGGCCCATTCCTCGCCAAAAAAGTTGTGAGCATCCTCCAG GACGGGTTCCCAATCAGAATCAAGGCTGTTAACATAATAAACGAGCCCAGGATTTTCAAAGGCATCTTTGCTATAATTAAGCCCTTCCTGAAGGAGAAGATGGCAGAGAGG TACGTCCTCCACGGCTCGGACCTGCGCTCCCTGCACAGAAACATCCCCCGCTCGGTGCTGCCGGAGGAGTACGGCGGCTCGGCGGGACAACTGGACTTGTGCTCGTGGTCGAGGGTGCTGCTGGACTGTGAGGAGGAGTTCATAGTGGAGTTCTGCCAGCCGGACCCACTAGAGGGCGTGGTGCTCCCAGACTCCATGCTGTTTGAAGGGGAGGCCGGTGGGCAGGACGACGACACCTTCAGGGGGCTGCGCTCTCAACTCTACTACTGTTACTGA
- the ttpal gene encoding alpha-tocopherol transfer protein-like isoform X3 — translation MADQHESIDLTSPPVDSSAAPGFSWFPAPPPPMYSCTLTPELVHKAREELQEKPEWRLRDVQALRDMILKEQPNLRTRLDDAFLLRFLRARKFDYDRAMQLLLNYHAGRKAWPEVFQDLKPSTVKHVLDLGFLTVLPQPDPNGRYILCLRPGKWKPNDYPFVDNVRALYLTLEKLIQPEETQVNGIVILADYTGVGMSQASNPGPFLAKKVVSILQDGFPIRIKAVNIINEPRIFKGIFAIIKPFLKEKMAERYVLHGSDLRSLHRNIPRSVLPEEYGGSAGQLDLCSWSRVLLDCEEEFIVEFCQPDPLEGVVLPDSMLFEGEAGGQDDDTFRGLRSQLYYCY, via the exons ATGGCCGATCAGCATGAGTCCATCGATCTCACGTCTCCTCCAGTGGACTCGTCAGCAGCTCCAGGATTCAGCTGGTTCCCTGCACCCCCTCCGCCCATGTACTCCTGCACCCTGACCCCCGAGCTGGTGCACAAAGCACGGGAGGAGCTCCAGGAGAAGCCAGAGTGGCGTCTGCGGGATGTCCAAGCACTGAGGGACATGATTCTGAAG GAACAGCCCAATCTCAGGACCCGGCTGGATGACGCCTTCCTCCTGCGCTTCCTGCGGGCCAGGAAGTTTGACTACGACCGTGccatgcagctgctgctcaacTACCACGCCGGTCGGAAGGCTTGGCCTGAAGTGTTCCAGGACCTGAAGCCGTCCACAGTGAAGCACGTCCTGGACCTGGGCTTCCTCACAGTGCTGCCACAGCCCGACCCCAACGGGAGATACATCCTCTGTCTACGCCCAG GGAAATGGAAACCAAATGATTATCCGTTTGTTGACAATGTGCGGGCCCTGTATCTGACTCTGGAGAAGCTGATCCAGCCGGAGGAGACGCAGGTGAACGGTATTGTCATTTTGGCCGACTACACCGGAGTGGGCATGTCACAAGCGTCTAATCCTGGCCCATTCCTCGCCAAAAAAGTTGTGAGCATCCTCCAG GACGGGTTCCCAATCAGAATCAAGGCTGTTAACATAATAAACGAGCCCAGGATTTTCAAAGGCATCTTTGCTATAATTAAGCCCTTCCTGAAGGAGAAGATGGCAGAGAGG TACGTCCTCCACGGCTCGGACCTGCGCTCCCTGCACAGAAACATCCCCCGCTCGGTGCTGCCGGAGGAGTACGGCGGCTCGGCGGGACAACTGGACTTGTGCTCGTGGTCGAGGGTGCTGCTGGACTGTGAGGAGGAGTTCATAGTGGAGTTCTGCCAGCCGGACCCACTAGAGGGCGTGGTGCTCCCAGACTCCATGCTGTTTGAAGGGGAGGCCGGTGGGCAGGACGACGACACCTTCAGGGGGCTGCGCTCTCAACTCTACTACTGTTACTGA